One genomic region from Egicoccus sp. AB-alg6-2 encodes:
- a CDS encoding FkbM family methyltransferase codes for MAARRAGHDDGRPDFLERVVDRIPFLEKELFLLRRLVRPGDVCIDVGAAGGAHLLVMARAAGPTGRVLGFEPRPGSLAVLRRLVRLARLADRVELHQVALADEAGTLPLRIPVVPTRAHFHGSAADRRSTAAFSRLPHREIEVPTARLDDVVETAGLARVDLIKCDVEGAELRVLAGAGHVLDTHRPLVILEADDLHQAREDATGADVLAAVVTHGYRVYRYRRGRLEAVSGPVEGEDDYLFVPQERDAPPIA; via the coding sequence GTGGCTGCACGCCGCGCCGGGCACGACGACGGCCGCCCCGACTTCCTGGAACGCGTCGTCGACCGGATCCCGTTCCTGGAGAAGGAACTGTTCCTGCTGCGGCGTCTGGTGCGGCCGGGCGACGTCTGCATCGACGTCGGCGCTGCGGGCGGTGCCCACCTCCTCGTCATGGCCAGGGCCGCGGGACCCACCGGTCGGGTGCTCGGCTTCGAGCCGCGCCCCGGATCGCTCGCCGTCCTGCGCCGGCTGGTCCGCCTGGCACGTCTCGCCGACCGCGTGGAGTTGCACCAGGTCGCGCTCGCCGACGAGGCGGGCACCCTGCCCCTGCGGATCCCGGTGGTACCGACGCGGGCGCACTTCCACGGCTCGGCGGCCGACCGCAGGTCCACCGCCGCGTTCTCACGCCTGCCCCACCGCGAGATCGAGGTTCCGACGGCTCGCCTCGACGACGTCGTCGAAACGGCCGGCCTCGCCCGGGTCGACCTGATCAAGTGCGACGTCGAGGGAGCGGAACTGCGCGTGCTGGCCGGCGCCGGACACGTCCTCGACACGCACCGCCCCCTGGTGATCCTCGAGGCCGACGACCTGCACCAGGCGCGCGAGGACGCCACGGGCGCCGACGTGCTGGCCGCCGTCGTCACCCACGGCTACCGGGTCTACCGCTACCGGCGGGGCCGGCTCGAAGCGGTGTCCGGGCCGGTCGAGGGCGAGGACGACTACCTGTTCGTGCCACAGGAGCGCGACGCCCCGCCGATTGCTTGA